caaggtaccactgtatattattttccttctctttttcttttaacactcCCTGTTGAGTGTCCCAAAAGGCCACAAATAGACCAAAGGAAAAGCTAAGTCAATCTTTATTTGTTACTCTTGTGAGGAATGGAAAAATCTTGTGTGACGGCAGTTTAACAGGCAACTTTAGTGGCTTATTTTTCCAGAATATTTGGGTGGAACTGCCACAACTTTGGGGGCGTTTGACTTcatggaggttccactgtgccATAAAGTAGACTATGAGTTTGCACCTTGCATGAAGAAGGCATCTTCGGGAGAAAGGTGGCTCCGCTGCAGGAAATTATGTCCTTCATGTAGACCGGCTCGGGCTTCACCGACTTGGTGATGTGGATCGCATAGCCCTGAAAAAGAGAACGCAATGCAAGATCATGTGtatgtcttattttaaaatgcctGCACAAAAATGATCACTACATTGTCGTTCTGAGTGGCTCTTATGATCTTgcggtttttttgtttttgtttgtttgtttgtttttttgccagaaTATCGAACAATCCTTTAGCTGACTCAGCACAGTGGCATGGAGGAGCACCGACTCTGTTTACATCCTGTGTTAGCATGCTGGCAGTAAGCAGATAAATGGCCTGCATCAGGAAAAATACATACTAATTTAAGGAGTAATCATGTCATCTCATCTTGACTGAGTCGTCAAATTCTCCAAGCTGAAACCAAGATATTCACACAAAAACTTTACAAGTGgcggaaaaaatgttttggcacATAATCCACAAATATTGCTGACACGATGTGCCTTTTTACAAAAGGTAAGGAAAGGCTTATCGAGCATACGCGTGGTAAGTTCCTGCAAAATAGCTGTATTTTGAGGGGAATAACGTATTAATAATATCCCCCAGACTGTGTATATTTTCTACTGATTACAGCGTATCACTTCTTGTACAAAAAACCCACACATTTAGCTATAattctgtactgtactggaggTTTAAGGGAATAACATTAGATTCCTTTtagatagtttaaaaaaaaaaaaaaaatcaaatgatgTTCCAcgaattcattttaattttaatgtatattttgtacaaaagccaACTAAATTCTTGTTAGAACAGGCTCATCTAGCAtacacagacatgcaaacaccagacatgaaaaaggtgacagaaaaaatacaaattgtcgTGAAAACTGCAGAGAAtttcttaaaattattttaacataaattaagccaTTTGGAAGACtttgaagagtacaataaggcaaaatcaacacattttcttcactcagaaaaacatttatttacaccgctcaagtacaaatttaagattataaTCAAATTTgtctaatttctttgcttttttgttttggcttccaacttgagccaggcccatctccacctgcacctggtgcctgcttcaagctgtgccacatgaatagcatcctcctctttaagcactctcattctggaaaagaattgactaaaatcattctgtttcacttcatttttcactattaccaacttcaaagtctaatcccaaatgcatcctccaggaaaatattaagtacaatacttTCATTGttcatttctgaatttgaagttagttcattctgtgttgtgacataatccctaataTCGCcctgtcgcttaatacatttaaaattaacatccgtaaactaattagataattgttgccgtgtttcctaattaatacaagatgtactagcggatcagcacctcaatgcgaaaatacaaaagaccagtgcaacaaatacgacacgggctgatctgatgagcaaaaatcttGCTTAActgtaagagtagcaatagaggatgtccgctcctgaggtgggtagagtaaccaaacattgtactcaagtaagagtactgttacttgacaataatgtgactcaagtaaaagtaaaaagtagtcctccaaaaaaaatacttaagagtaaaaagtacacagtgaaataattactcaagtactgagtgaatagcacaaacaattaaaaaaaataaataattacatttgcaATTTAGTGCACAgcgttttctcaagttataagtgagctgaaatatccacatttgggcagacagtgccaaacaaatactacaatacatgaaagctgttgtttttgttcgtctaaagaGTAGTGCGCCGCTGCCTTCATGGTAATGACGaacttcccaacatggccgccacgtaggtaCGACAATCAGCCGGGGTGGTTTATCTactgttaatacctatgcccgggaagcccaagaGAAGAtgtcgtgtgaggtcatgtgactttcttgtgtcgtttgattggtgaactagacttaaacatcactagcgcttaaattagaaacagtgcccaatgcggaagtctgaGTCggagtctcgcgcacgaaatagttgatgaaTAAGCAATAACTGATAAATAAAAGTCACGAGCGACATtcagatcattgtaatggaaaaaaagtacagttacCGCGAGCTgtcagcgttcaaggagtacgaaacagcctatgacgacggCAACAGCGACAAgcccccccaggaaaaactcatcggctCTATACAATTCATGTGAATGACCTATTTTGAGTTAAAAATGGCgaatttgacttcccgacggaccctcctacagtgtgatctccctgtagttgtaacacaccctccggtcccccttcttaaaaagggggaccaccaccccagtctgccaatccagaggcactgtccccaatgtacacgcgatgttgcagaggtgtgtcaaccaggacagccccacaacatccagagtctttaggaactctgggcgaatctcatccacccccggggccttgccaccgaggagctttttaaccacctcggtgacctcaaccccagagataggagagcccgccccagagaacccagactctgcttcctcatgggaaggcgtgtcggtggaattgaggaggtcttggaagtattctccccaccggctcacaacgtcccgagtcgaggtcagcagcgccccgtccacactatacacagtgttgatggtgcactgcttccccctcctgcgATGCCacatggtggaccagaatttcctcgaagccgtccggaagtctttctccatggcctcaccgaactcctcccatacccgagtttttgcttcagcgaccaccaaagctgcattccacttggccagccggtacccatcagctgcctcaggagtcccacaggccaaaaagacccgataggactccttcttcaggttgacggcatccctcactgttggtgtccaccaactggttcggggattgccgccacgacaggcactgaccaccttacggccacagctccggtcggctgcctctgCAATGGAGGCGCAAAACATGGTTCACTCGgacccccgcctcccccggaacatgagcaaagttctgtcggaggtgggagtttaaACTCCTTCTAGCAGGGGagtctgccagacgttcccagcagaccctcacgatacgtttgggcctgccacgtcggaccggcatcttcccccaccatcggagccaactcaccaccaggtagtgatcagttgacagctccgcccctctcttcacccgagtttCCGAGagatgcggccgcaagtccgatgacacgaccacaaagtcgatcatcaaactgcgacctagggtgtcctgatggcaagtgcacgtgtggacacccttatgcttcaacatggtgttcattatacAACGAACAAtacgtgatgagcacagaagtccaataacagaacaccgctcgggttcttaTCGGGGGggcccgttcctcccaatcacgcccttccaggtctcactgtcccccagcagaacgatggagtccccagcgggagcgctctccagcaccccctccaaggactccaaaaagggtgggtactctgaactgttgtttgatgcataggcacaaacaacagtcaggacccatccccccacccgaagacagagggaggctaccctctcgtccaccggggtgaaccccaacgtacaggcgccgagccggggggcaataagtatacccacaccttctcggcgcctctcaccgtgggcaactgtagagtggaagagagtccaacccctctcgagaggactggtaccagagcccaagctgtgtgtggaggcgagtccgactatatctagtcggaacttctcgacctcacacaccagctcgtgctccttccctgccagagaggtttacattccacgtccctagagccagcttctgtagctggggatgggatcgccaaggtccctgccttcggccaccgcccagcttgcactgcaccAGACCCCTaaggcccctcccacaggtggtgagccaggcacgttaccctttcgggctgtgcctggctggggccccatgggtgcaggcccggccaccagacgctcgcctttgagccccacctcaaGGACAGAAACCATCTCAGTAATAAATGGAATGAACGAGTTAGAGCACCTGTAAGAGAGGCTGACTGCTGGCGAGCCTCAGAGACTCCTGCAGGCGAAAATTGAACTTTTTCTCCTGTGCTGGATCTTTCACGATGTAGGCGTCAGGAGACAGAAAGCTCCCGGCTTTACCGCTCTGAAACATAAAGACTCTCTCAGACACgtgaaatttattttattgtcactGGTCATTTAGTGGCAAACCTTGTCCAGCCAGTGTGTGTTGACAATGGGGATTCCTTTGGCCACCGCGCACAAAAACTTGACAGTCCTGCGCACCTTGTCGGTCACAAGGCAGTTCATGTCTGCGACGCCATTAGCCAAAGCGCCTCCCAAACGGGCCAGCACTCTCTCCCCGGCATCGTCCACCACCCCCGTGAACAGCACCTGAGAGCGGATGACACAAGTAGCCCCGCTTGTTGTTGTTAACCTGTCATTTATTCATCAAAGATCAAATACAAGACCAGTATCAAGACAATTAGTTTGGGGCTGAAATGGAcacagggggtcctcagtttccCGAAATACAACTTTGAGGTtacaaacaacacaacaataaaTTAAGAATAACTTGTCACACGGAACAAGACATGTTCAGGTGCCACTgaaattactgtttttcatttgattatttggaatgtgcaaatttttttttaagtgttttttttcctacaaatcTTTAATGTTAATATGACTACTACAGCATTAGCGTAGGTTAGCGATAAAATACAACCCCTTAGGCCCCGCCACACACCAGGCAACGCAACTAGGGATGTAACGATTTCTAAATctcatatttcagttttataATGGTATAATCTCACGGTACGATAATTACTGCGATATTGTGGAAAAGCTCACGGCATTGCAGGAAGTTTCATCATGGTACAGGTGGAGTGTAGAGGCGCACGCAGCAAAGCGAGAAGACATCTTTAAATCATATTACCATGCACTTCTATCCCCGTCCATCCAACGATTACGTTTGTATACTTCCAACATGGCCGTgcatcctgtgtgtgtgtgtgtgtgtgtgtgtgtgtgtgtgtagggggggcTTTTATTACCATTGCAACATTGCATCTTCTGTCAAATAGTGGCCGGGGAGTGTTTGATGGTAAAAATATTCCTGGCATACAGTGTGAAGTTGGAGTTTcgaacaaaaagacaaacaagcagCATTAAAGCCGGGGGAAGAATAGGAAAATCCAGTCCTACTGGAAAACGTACTTATTGAGAATTGCAGAGAAACAGCAAGAACCAATACAGACTGGGCAGAAACCAATAAGTCtgaacataaacatggacacGCAGTTGCACAACGTTGTGGAGCGACTGCCTGTGAGACCACTACGCTCATCATCATTAAAGACATCTCCACATAACATTATGGGATTATCTGTAATTCTATGATGGGACCTCATTTACAACATGCGGTAAGACTCCGCACTTTAATGTTCACTTTAGATAGAGCCTGCTATTTTGGTGAGAAACCGCTCAAATGGGTTTAGCGATCATCCTGTGTGATAATTACAGGTGGGTATCTATGATGGTGTACAACCTGGGGCAAATAAAAATTGTTCTGACAAAGGCCTCGACTCATTGACTGGACATTATATTTATTGTCATTTGTGGTGGCATAGAACAACACTGTATCATACTAGGGGCTTCCTTCGTTCCCCCTCTCTTAGGTCAATAAGGGGCCCCTCGTTTCACAAATGTGCCCTGTCTTTGAAAAGGCAGAAAGTTTGATGCGGCGCTTGTAATagctctcattagattgtggagGTGGACCTAATGTTCTGGCCGGTGTAAAAGAGTGAAAGgggaacaaaataaatcaacaacatACACAAACCTTGTAAGAGTGGCTGGCATCTCGTGATCGGCGACTCAGTAATGGGGAAGCGTAAGAGTTGCAAGAAGTCATGGGAGAGGAATCTATGGAAGCATCTCGCGTTTTTCTCTTGCTGCTGATTGGCATCTGAGGCTATAAAAGATTAAGATGAAAGACAAAGCATCAACATGTATGGAATTATAATCGGGAAGCCGTTAATTTAGCACTTAATTCATTAGTGGATCAACAGTGACATTAGCCATGAGTTAGGGTACTCTGGTGGGTTAGCGGGAGGAAGGAAAGCGTCATGCTTTCAGTGATGATGACTGAAGCGCATTAGTTAAAAAGGCTGAATCAGAAGAGAGACAAGCAGCACTCTAGATTGATGTGCCGCAATATCAACTATTAGCTACTTAACATTCCATTTAGTGGCCACAActttaggtacacttgcacagttGAATCAGAGCCAATACCAGCACGCTATGATAAAATCGGACTATAGGCAATGGCAAACCTCCCCCCAAGGCCAGGCATTCCTAAACACGTCCATCTgaattgtgatttaaaaaaaaaaaaaagaaaattttcaaataaaacacatggATGAAGTTACCTGTGCACTTTTGCCAGGACCGCCAGATGCTGCACTTCCATCCTCGATGGCTGTGGCAGGAGGAGATTCCTTAGCATTCCTGCCCCGCTGAAGGCAGGACGCGCTAGCTCTTCTCTTTGCTTGGACCGGAGCTGGATTCTCATCTTTCACTTTTGCCTCCAACACCctcttccttcctttcctcTTGTCTTTGGCCTCCCCTTCATCGCTGCCTGGGGGAGCTATTAGAGCCTCAGAAGTTTCACTTTTTACCGTCCTCTGCAATCTGGCCCTGATATTTCTTTTAGGCAGAGGAGATTCAGCAGCGGAGTTGTTCGAGGGTTCTTTTATATTTGCTCGCCTCCTCCCCCTAGTGGCAGCTGCCTGTTTTGACTCTGGCTTCTCCTCCTCAGCTTCATCAAAAACCTTAGTGGTTAACAGCTCTGGCTTCCTGGCCCTCTTGCCTTGTGGCGTAGGCTTAGGAGCAAGATTCTGACTCAATATGGGGGGGATAAAGTTGGGCCCGGGTTCCGTTTTggcccttcctcctcctcgtctccctcctcttcctctctgagAGACGAGGCTGCTGCTGCAGGACATCTCCGAAGCAAGGGCGTTGGGTGAGCTGGATCTCAAAAGTGCTCCTGGGGGCGAAGCTCGGCAACTGCCCTGCTCTGATTGTTCTGTGAGACCAGCTGCCACTGTCCGCCTCCTCGTGATGGGCGCCTGGTTAGGCCCGTTGGACCTTTTCATCCCTTGGCCTCGCCCCTGACTCCCTTGAGTGCTTGAAGCGGACACTTCGGAGCTGACAGAGTTGGAGGAGTTGGAGCGGGATCTAGTCCTCTTGGCTGGCACATCATCTTGATCTGGAGCGGGTATAACGGCGATGGTTCTTCTGGCTACCCTTTGGCCTCTCTGTGTCGCCCGgggtttttcttctttgttttgttgacgCTCTTTCTCTGCTTGATCCCGTTTCTGTCTATCTTTAGCTTCTGTTTCCAGTCTCTCACATCCTTTTTGTTCCTCCGCCCCTTCtgtttcttctctttcttttctttccttctgTGCAATTTCGTTTCGTCGTCTCTCTTGCTCCCTATTTTGGACCTCAAAAAGGTTGGTCTGCTGCCTCATAGCCTCGTCTTCACTCTTGCTCCCAGCAGGCCAACACTTCCGGGTCATTCCTCTGGCTTTGTTGCCAATTGCTTGTCTTTTTTCTATTGGTTCCTCCTTTTCTCTTAGTAGTGAAGGTGTTCCTCTTGAGTGTTTAGTGGTACTGGTTCTGACTTTAGATTGACTGTGTAGAGCCTGTGGGCCCGGTTCACTAGAACTCATTGGCTTTTGTTCAACTGCAGAGGTCTCGGTCTCATCCACTTGAGAACATACAAGTGACTGTGTCTCGTCTTCAATTTGCAGTGGTTTGGCTTTTCTTTTCCTCAGGCCAGGGACCAAGATCTCGCTGTCAGCCTCTTCATCTTCACATGTGTCCATGAGCTGAGTTGCAGCAGAAGAGACTTCAAAGTTCACAAGCGTCTGAGTCTCTGTTTTCTCTTGAGCAGGACCTGATTCATCTTTGTCATCGTTAGGCAGGGTGTCAAGATTAGGCTGAGTCTCCTCTTCATCTGGTTGTATTGAAGTTACTAATGGAGACTCATTACTGCTCCCTTGGCCTTCAGCTCTGTACTTTGAAAGACTTTTACCATTAAAACCTTCTTTCGGGATTTCAAGAGTACTGCTGAGGGACTGTGACTCCTCATTTATTTGTAGCGGCCTTGCTTTTCTTTTATTGCGCACGAGTGGAATTGAGTCGTCCTCGTCATCGCTTTCCTCATTTTCACTTGTAGCAATAGGTTGGGTCACAACTATACTAACAGCTTGAGGTGTAATGGCCAAAACGTTAGAACTTACATTGGGTTGCATCTCTTTATCAAGCTGCACCTTACTTGCGTGCAAGACTTCAATTAAGTCTTCAACATCAGTTTCCTCATTTTCACTTGCAGCCAAGGGCTGGGTTGGGGCTATACTCATAGACTGATGATTAGTAGCTAAACTGTAAGAACTTGTATTGGGTTGCGTCTCTTTATCAAGCTGTACTTTTCTTTCACAAAAGACTGGAATCAAGTCCTCATCATCGCTTGCTTCATTTTCACTTGTAGCCAAAGGCTGTGTGGCAGCTATACTCATAGGCTGGGTTGCAACAGCCAAACTGTAAGAACTTGTATTGGGTAAAGTCTTGTTATTTATCTGCACTTTTACTTCATGTAATACTGGAATCAAGTCCTCACCAGCGCTTTCCTCATGTTCACTTATCGCCATAGGTTGGGTTGTAACAGCCAAAGCATAAGCACTTATATCGGGTTGCTTCTCTTTATTAAGCTGCACTTTACTTTCACATGTGACTTCAATCAAGTTTTTGGCGTCAGTTTCCTCATTTTTACTTGCAGCCGTGGGCTTGGTTACAGCTATACTCAAAGGCTGATGATTAGCAGCTAAATCATAAGAATTCACATTTGGTTGATTCTCTTCATTAAGCTGTACCTTCCCGTTACCCAAGACTGGAATCGAGTCCTCATaacatttttcactttcacttgTAGCCATAGGTTGGGTCGCCGCGATACTTGTAAGCTGACAATTATCAGCCAAACTGTAAGAACCCAAATCTGTTTCTTTAGCAATCTGGTTTGGTTGAAAATGGGTGACAGGACTGTTTGTAGTCGGGCGCTCCTCTTCATGAATTGCAGTCATGAGTTGCGTTTCAGCCAAAGCAAGGGTAGAAGAGGTGGGCAAGTCAAAAGGTTGGGTCTCTGTATCTTCCCCTGGGTCTTCTTCAGACTCACTGTAAGGCTCCAAAATATAGGGCTGCGTTTCTTGTAAAGCCAAATTTACCTGCTGCACCTCGAGCAACACTGGACTCCTGGCAGGCACCTCATTGGCCTGGGTGGCCTCCATGTTTAAGTCATTCCCAAGTGATTCTGGGTCTGCGCTTGAAATATTTGCATATGCTTGGGTATCAGCCTCAGTTACAGAGACAAAGGCCTGGGTGCTCTCCATAGCCAGAGCCTGGCCTGCACTCTCCAGGTGGCTACTGTCAGACAACCCCAGCTGTAAAGACGCTCCTCCGCTAGGCAGCTCTTCCATGTCCTCGCTGGATGATTCACGGCCTGAGGCTCGTCTGGCATCATGGAGGCCACTTTGGACCTGCCCTCGGGTCTGAAGGATAAAGGACTGCGTCTCAGCAACAATaaagtcctcctcctcctcctggctgTCTGAGCATGAAGACAAGGCTGCAGATCTTACTGCACTGTTGAATCCATCTAGGGAACAGAGAGGAAAATGCTCTCTAAGCATTGCCTTTGGAGACATGCAGAAAGTTACCAAATAAAGCTTTCCACCCATGCACTAAAGTTTGATTCGGATTAGATAAACCCTTATCAGGTTTGTGTTTCCACAGCATGTTGCCATGATCATGAGAGCTACCTAAACTGAGTGGCAGTTTTTGATATGGACAACATGGGCAGCAACTCAGGGCAGCACCGCCaccagtacaaaaaaaaaagaaataaaacgcACCTTGTGACTGGCTGACACAAGGACTCAAGCATTTCGGCGCAACTTCTGATTGGTTAAGAGCTAGTTTAGCAGGTAGTAACACACATAGATATtgacaggggtgtcaaaactcattgtagttcaggGTGCACATAAACCCTAATATGATGTTAAAGAGGCAGGACTACTAAAATCTAACCATACCTGATATAATTATAAGTATTATATGTTTTTCCTTTTGcttgaatgcaaaacaaatcaaatacattaggaaaaacatatttaaacaaatttcttgagaatattttgcttcagtttgtcatctacAATGTGTGCATAATAACTGATCACTGTGATTGTATTCTAAAGGCACAAAACTCtaagtcacaggtatttggGAACTTGAATCAACATATGAAGACCTAGGAATTACCaccatcccgttttttacaggaacataataattctcaaaattaccCTTAATCCCCATCACCACaatgtcttttgtattttttcattttaaaaattcatccTGCTGTCCGGACCGGACCCCCTAATGGGCCGGTTTGGGCCCGTGGGCTGTATGTTTGACCCCCCTGGTATAGAACACTAGATGGAGCCTCGACAAAAGAGAGAACTGGAGCAATTTGTAGagtggccgccatcttgagACACACTAtgccccaccccacacacactttatttctataaaaaataaaaaatacaaaaataatcataactCAATGAATTTCTAAGCGATTTTCATGCAGTTCATTTTGTTACAAACACCAGACGTAGCTACGATACAAAAAGAATCAGTGtgtgttgaaaatgtttcttcACTCAAAAATTGTTACTCTTAAGGAAATAGTAAGTTGAAAAACAGCCGAGACCTTTAAGCTATGTGCAACCATAAGCCACACAATACTATGGCGCCTTCGTACCTGAGGTACTTGACTGTAAACATTAAAGCAAAATGTTATGAAAGCCCAAATTATAAAATTACCCACATTTTGTATCATTACTATGTGGCTGCCCACCCAGCGAGTCATTCATGCCAGAACCCCCACTGCCTAAGATATGTAAATAGCGTGACATGACACTAACAATAATACAGCACATATTTGCCAATTTAACAAAGTGCACTTCTTTTCTTCCTGTTCAAAGGAATACGGACAAATAACTGTTTACCAATCAACGCCGAAAGCGTACCATTAGCACCCCAACGAAGGTGTCACTCAAAAGTATGTGGAATATTTTTGGAGCCTAGAATGGAAACATATAATGGAAACAGattgataaatataagaaaacgacgctccggttgcacaaaatccttgacgTGTTCCGTCCACAATAAaagccacatttgtttttgaaatgtgaacgACTGCAAAAAAAGATCggctttaacaaaaaaatctgaattgggcatcatgccctgcagtgtaaACGTAGCCaaagaggcctgggtcagaTATGACAAAAATTGAagtgtactgttcacattgacatgaaaaaaaaaatctgatacatgtcacattgggggggggagaggaaaaaataataatttacctGCAATATGAAAATAGTCTAACTTATGTTTAAACGGACCCAGAGAGGGACTGAGGAAAGCTTGGGTCTCCATCTCCTCTACTTCTCtttctgaaaacatgcaaaagcGTTAATAACAGCATCCATAGCAAAACAATATATaacaaagaaaagtcaaaacaaaacaatacgcGAATAAGAAAAGTCACTCCCCCCCAGGAAAAGCTCATCGGAACTAAACGATTcacataaatggcctattttgagtttaaAACTGCGGATTTCACCCAAAGGCGACCAATTTGCATGTATGAAAACtataataaagaataaaaatgatatGGGTTCTctacattgcagatttttacccATCACggttgggtctggaacatattcaCCCGATAAACGGGGCTTCACTGTACAAAGGTAACAATGCTCAGTTCTGATTGATGAGTATGtgtattattgtgtttgtagtttgcagtggtatagaactgcttttttaaatattgtgacAGTCTTTGAAGAATTTCCCAAAATATTGGAAAGAAACAGCACTCAGTATC
The genomic region above belongs to Phyllopteryx taeniolatus isolate TA_2022b chromosome 6, UOR_Ptae_1.2, whole genome shotgun sequence and contains:
- the mdc1 gene encoding mediator of DNA damage checkpoint protein 1 isoform X3 yields the protein MDATQVINDSILETDEEENEEVKTHKGRQPLAKLCILKNDHVPEREFPLFMGDNVLGRDIGTCTLPLPAPCVSKQHATICISVHRRRGSRSGVDMEALVWDLGSMNGTRKGRLKLTPNVRYALSEGDRLVMADIPCQYVSISEDVGGGTSDVRSSFPGDSVEESDSIKVSASKVSQASATVSCLGEEEKEPAPNSCVSFEATSVQLHGTVVPDSESDSDGEGPRHRESRCKLLGSDSDSHKATPTCSTFLSPTNKIVPESPYCVDESPITPSSSTREKPHGHVSFSKKEPDVVVGGQHKKNTLEIVDDSDEDEAGAVEKGQTPGRATLEEREHSVLEQLKSKASFTEEELSQLSTSTVSTLAIPKFNMDSDTDMEEDGGKAELVPDRRANAACFHMDSDTDVDEEGDTSAPPVHPDGPVSHMSADAKKADAAPPVLPDDFQLDSNTDVDAEAGGTTWDETPSRLDLIGEISKSDDNQASVFNTHVNVSDSATISNDSNAVRDPPHLSPVATTPSSVTPGITAAAVQSDSDADTDVDESSAPPADGDSDTDVEEEKNPIILPGIKPSCLQAPNLQHCSTPVQLSEREVEEMETQAFLSPSLGPFKHKLDYFHIADGFNSAVRSAALSSCSDSQEEEEDFIVAETQSFILQTRGQVQSGLHDARRASGRESSSEDMEELPSGGASLQLGLSDSSHLESAGQALAMESTQAFVSVTEADTQAYANISSADPESLGNDLNMEATQANEVPARSPVLLEVQQVNLALQETQPYILEPYSESEEDPGEDTETQPFDLPTSSTLALAETQLMTAIHEEERPTTNSPVTHFQPNQIAKETDLGSYSLADNCQLTSIAATQPMATSESEKCYEDSIPVLGNGKVQLNEENQPNVNSYDLAANHQPLSIAVTKPTAASKNEETDAKNLIEVTCESKVQLNKEKQPDISAYALAVTTQPMAISEHEESAGEDLIPVLHEVKVQINNKTLPNTSSYSLAVATQPMSIAATQPLATSENEASDDEDLIPVFCERKVQLDKETQPNTSSYSLATNHQSMSIAPTQPLAASENEETDVEDLIEVLHASKVQLDKEMQPNVSSNVLAITPQAVSIVVTQPIATSENEESDDEDDSIPLVRNKRKARPLQINEESQSLSSTLEIPKEGFNGKSLSKYRAEGQGSSNESPLVTSIQPDEEETQPNLDTLPNDDKDESGPAQEKTETQTLVNFEVSSAATQLMDTCEDEEADSEILVPGLRKRKAKPLQIEDETQSLVCSQVDETETSAVEQKPMSSSEPGPQALHSQSKVRTSTTKHSRGTPSLLREKEEPIEKRQAIGNKARGMTRKCWPAGSKSEDEAMRQQTNLFEVQNREQERRRNEIAQKERKEREETEGAEEQKGCERLETEAKDRQKRDQAEKERQQNKEEKPRATQRGQRVARRTIAVIPAPDQDDVPAKRTRSRSNSSNSVSSEVSASSTQGSQGRGQGMKRSNGPNQAPITRRRTVAAGLTEQSEQGSCRASPPGALLRSSSPNALASEMSCSSSLVSQRGRGGRRGGGRAKTEPGPNFIPPILSQNLAPKPTPQGKRARKPELLTTKVFDEAEEEKPESKQAAATRGRRRANIKEPSNNSAAESPLPKRNIRARLQRTVKSETSEALIAPPGSDEGEAKDKRKGRKRVLEAKVKDENPAPVQAKRRASASCLQRGRNAKESPPATAIEDGSAASGGPGKSAQPQMPISSKRKTRDASIDSSPMTSCNSYASPLLSRRSRDASHSYKGYAIHITKSVKPEPVYMKDIISCSGATFLPKMPSSCKPHTMVISCTEDWPLCLAAVSASLPVVSAEFILAGILQHKLDFETHKLSGPLRHLQPAGGRRPGRKKT